A DNA window from Candidatus Methylomirabilota bacterium contains the following coding sequences:
- a CDS encoding heme-copper oxidase subunit III, with protein FFAALVGAFLVLRLGAQVWPPPLQPRLPVEVTGVNTAILLLSGATMALALRAIGRGNQAGLSRYLGGTAVLGAVFLAVQGYEWTRLVHFGLTASSGTYGATFYTLVGVHGAHVLGALIWLSLVLVAARRGRFSTRTHVPVTLCGMFWFFVVFLWPVLYVLVYLR; from the coding sequence GTTCTTCGCCGCCCTCGTGGGCGCGTTCCTCGTGCTGCGCCTCGGCGCTCAGGTCTGGCCCCCGCCCTTACAGCCGCGCCTGCCCGTGGAAGTGACCGGCGTCAACACCGCCATCCTGCTGCTCAGCGGCGCCACGATGGCCCTCGCCCTCAGGGCGATCGGCCGGGGGAACCAGGCGGGGCTCTCCCGCTATCTCGGCGGCACGGCCGTGCTCGGGGCGGTCTTTCTCGCCGTGCAGGGGTACGAGTGGACGCGGCTCGTGCACTTCGGCCTCACGGCATCCTCGGGGACCTACGGGGCCACCTTCTACACGCTGGTCGGCGTCCATGGCGCCCACGTGCTCGGCGCCCTCATCTGGCTGTCGCTGGTGCTGGTCGCCGCGCGGCGCGGCCGGTTCTCGACCCGGACTCACGTCCCCGTCACGCTGTGCGGGATGTTCTGGTTCTTCGTGGTTTTCCTCTGGCCGGTGCTGTACGTGCTCGTGTACCTGCGGTGA